In Parasegetibacter sp. NRK P23, a single genomic region encodes these proteins:
- the sprA gene encoding cell surface protein SprA, whose translation MAAPLKAFQQQDTAKTAADTLKYPLRDRRGDAMTNPQRKGFDFRDPSNIERTVEYDPKTNQYYIVEKIGTRYYRNPIALSFDEFLQLKGRMDEENYFRQRAATLSDLNRKLDKPQLQMHESFFNRLFGNGKVDIRPQGYVDIMAGYQGQNIKNPTLPERARRNGGFDFDLNANLNVIGNIGDKLKLPISYNTQSTFDFENQLKLDYVGRDDEIVKRFEAGNVNFSSKGTLIPGAQSLFGVKTQMQFGKLFVTGVLANQRSQRSSQTTQGGAATQTFEIKADEYEENRHFLLGQYFRNNYNTAMSNLPVVNSQVQILRMEVWVTNRNGATTDTRDVVGLMDIGEADPFNANINSLTANPLPDNNANDLYSRLVQDPSSRSPALVQSRLNAFGLRPVEDFEKTFARKLRPDEYYYNPQIGFISLIQQLREDEVLAVAYQYQYNGRVITVGEFSQDVPPDTTSTLPGTSKVLFLKLLKATSQRTYLPLWDLMMKNVYAVGAYNLQREDFKLNILYQEPSLGEKRFLPEGDLAGVPLLTVLNLDRLNNQNDPQPDGVFDYIEGFTVVTQQSRVIFPLLEPFGRDLDSIAFRNSPQELKDKYVYYPLYDTIKSIASTYANLNRYVMRGTAKSSGGDGSEISLNAYNVPPGSVTITAGGQLLVENVDYVIDYSLGTVKILNQSIINSNVPVDVQFENNASFGLQQRNYMGLRLDYLFSEKFTLGATMVRLGERPFFTKMQIGEDPIKNTMYGVDFNYKSEIPRLTRWLDKLPFYSTNAPSSINAYGEAAYLKPGHPAQIGKGDAGLVYIDDFEGTRNSIDLRFPLIGWTLASTPQGNPLFPEGELSNNLANGQNRARIAWYNIEPTLQDRRAINNPLRDNVNELSKPETRSVNSQEIFPQRTPDLGQNQLVTFDMAYYPMDKGPYNFDTRPGSLGPDGRLSNPRDRWGGIMRGLDQIDFETGNVEFIEFWVQDPYLLKPGASGGKLFFNLGNISEDILRDSRRQFENGLNTPNIPSPSDTSTVWGKVPANPIQVTNAFSNDPADREFQDVGLDGLTDEEERVKFSAYLDALRSIYGQNSSVYIEAFNDPANDNFVNYRNDIYDKSNTGILGRYSRINSPQGNSPIASSGDQLTTAFTLYPDQEDLNRDNTLNELEEYFEYGVDIQPNMPVGSNFITDKRQVSVRLQNGTTRNETWYQFRIPIAEYQNKVGNIPDFKSIRFVRMYLTGFEDTVVLRFAKLDLVRNQWRKFAYQLDTAGRYIDIDPNSTTTLNTLAVNIEENDRRSPVPYRIPPGIERMQQLSNNNVNLLQNEQALSLQICNLQEGEARGVFKTMNMDFRQYGRLSMFTHAESVIGQFPVGDGKLNAVIRIGTDFVSNYYEIKIPLVITQPGQSLDSLVWPSANNLDFDLSLLTSLKVERNNVGNSLQYYRRVINGKSYAIYGNPNLGEVRGIFLGIENPDDNGTALCTEAWFNELRLSAIDEKGGYAALGRVDITLADLGTVTVSGNVKSRGFGTLEQRANERSREDYSQFDIATNLELGKLLPQKVGVSIPVYAGVTRTVSTPEYDPYDLDITFKEKLNNAAAADKDSIRDDAITQTTIKTVNFTNVKKLNTSGKPLKIYSIENLDFSYSYTKTESSSPLIQNDELTRHRGGVGYNYTAQPKYWEPFKKLIRSRSPWFNLLKDFNLNPAPSLLGFRADVNRQFGAIRPRNVGGGNYQIPETYDKYFVFDRIYNLRWDISRALNLDFSATNNARIDEPVGRINTKEKQDSVRKNFLKGGRNTLYRQSAKVAYTLPTSKLPILDWTSVKVGYAAGYNWIGASRLAIALGNTIENSQQRNITGEFDFTMLYSKSKFLRALEGERVKQDKKAGDKKDSTANKNTRRDPNPPVEMSGFVRGIGKVLTSLKRVSVTYDETYNTRLPGYTDSTEFLGQNWATMSPGFDFIFGRQPDTSYINDFARKGRLTRDPNFNLLIQQSFTQQLNVIAQLQPVRDLTIDLNLNKQFNKSYSELYKDTTGSSGFSRLSPYTAGGFSISYISYQTLFTPFKVNEISETFRQFEANRLVLSQRLGAKNGYSGGQGADGYYEGYGKYAQDVLIPAFLAAYTNKDPNSVELIEQSNPNIKSNPFKNILPKPNWTITYNGLSRIKALEKTFTNVTLKHAYNSTLSMNSYTSALLYTDPLGLGMPGFIDSVSGNFVPYFLVPNVTISERFEPFIDVDLQFTNQLTTRFEYRKSRTLSLSLIDYQLSENRTTEYTIGAGWRKRGFPLPFRVKLPGQKEASKKLDNDINFRLDLSWRDDATANSRLDLNSALPTSGQRIVTISPSIDYVLNNRVNVKLFFDQRRVEPKVSTSAPITTTRAGLQVRVSLAQ comes from the coding sequence GTGGCCGCACCACTTAAAGCATTCCAACAACAGGATACCGCCAAAACTGCTGCAGATACGTTGAAGTATCCCCTCCGCGACCGGAGAGGCGATGCTATGACCAATCCGCAACGGAAAGGCTTCGATTTCAGAGATCCCTCCAATATTGAAAGAACGGTAGAATACGACCCCAAAACCAACCAGTATTATATTGTAGAAAAGATCGGGACCCGGTATTACAGGAATCCCATTGCCCTCAGCTTCGATGAATTCCTCCAGTTGAAAGGCAGGATGGATGAAGAAAACTATTTCCGCCAGCGGGCCGCCACGCTTTCCGACCTGAACCGGAAACTGGATAAACCCCAGTTGCAGATGCACGAGAGTTTCTTCAACCGGCTCTTCGGCAATGGCAAGGTGGATATCCGTCCGCAAGGGTATGTAGACATTATGGCCGGCTACCAGGGACAGAACATCAAGAATCCCACGCTGCCCGAACGCGCCCGTAGAAACGGCGGCTTCGATTTTGACCTCAACGCCAACCTCAATGTGATCGGTAACATCGGCGACAAACTTAAACTGCCCATCAGTTACAATACCCAGTCCACTTTCGATTTCGAGAACCAACTGAAACTCGATTACGTGGGCCGCGATGATGAGATCGTGAAACGCTTCGAAGCGGGGAACGTGAACTTCTCTTCCAAAGGAACGCTTATTCCAGGCGCCCAATCCCTGTTCGGGGTGAAAACCCAGATGCAGTTCGGTAAACTTTTTGTGACCGGCGTACTCGCCAACCAGCGCTCGCAACGCAGTTCGCAAACCACGCAGGGCGGAGCCGCCACACAAACTTTCGAGATTAAAGCAGACGAATACGAAGAGAACCGCCACTTCCTGCTAGGTCAGTACTTCAGGAACAACTATAACACCGCCATGAGCAACCTGCCCGTGGTGAACTCTCAGGTGCAGATCCTCCGTATGGAAGTATGGGTCACCAACAGGAACGGCGCTACCACCGACACCCGTGATGTGGTGGGCCTGATGGATATTGGTGAAGCCGACCCTTTTAACGCGAACATCAATTCGCTGACTGCTAATCCATTGCCCGACAACAATGCCAACGATCTTTACAGTAGGCTGGTGCAGGATCCTTCCTCCCGCAGCCCGGCCCTCGTACAAAGTAGGTTGAATGCTTTCGGATTAAGACCCGTGGAAGATTTTGAAAAAACCTTCGCCCGGAAACTCCGCCCCGACGAATATTATTACAATCCGCAAATAGGCTTTATTTCACTGATTCAGCAACTCCGGGAAGATGAAGTGCTCGCGGTGGCTTACCAATACCAATACAATGGCCGTGTAATCACGGTAGGGGAGTTCTCTCAGGATGTGCCACCGGATACCACCAGCACCTTACCCGGAACCTCCAAAGTGTTGTTCCTGAAATTGCTGAAAGCCACCTCCCAACGAACTTATCTTCCGCTCTGGGACCTGATGATGAAGAACGTGTACGCCGTTGGCGCTTACAACCTGCAGCGGGAAGATTTTAAACTGAATATTCTTTACCAGGAACCAAGTTTAGGTGAAAAACGTTTTCTTCCCGAAGGTGATCTCGCCGGTGTGCCCCTGCTTACCGTGCTGAACCTGGACCGGCTCAACAACCAGAACGATCCCCAACCCGATGGGGTGTTCGATTATATTGAAGGGTTTACAGTCGTCACGCAACAAAGCCGCGTGATCTTCCCCCTGCTGGAACCTTTTGGTCGCGACCTGGATTCCATCGCTTTCCGGAACAGTCCGCAGGAACTGAAAGATAAGTATGTCTATTATCCATTGTACGATACCATCAAGTCTATCGCCTCCACGTATGCGAACCTGAACCGTTATGTGATGCGGGGAACGGCAAAAAGCAGCGGAGGAGATGGCTCCGAGATCAGCCTGAACGCGTATAACGTGCCGCCGGGTTCCGTTACGATCACCGCAGGCGGACAATTGCTCGTAGAGAATGTGGACTATGTGATCGACTACAGTCTTGGGACGGTGAAGATTCTCAACCAGAGCATCATCAATTCCAATGTGCCGGTTGACGTGCAGTTCGAGAACAACGCCAGTTTCGGTTTGCAGCAACGGAACTATATGGGATTGCGGCTGGATTACCTGTTCAGCGAAAAATTCACGTTAGGCGCCACGATGGTGCGTTTGGGCGAAAGACCTTTCTTCACCAAAATGCAGATCGGCGAAGACCCTATTAAGAATACCATGTATGGGGTAGACTTCAACTACAAATCTGAAATACCCCGGCTTACCCGCTGGCTGGATAAACTTCCTTTTTACAGCACCAACGCACCTTCCAGCATCAATGCCTACGGAGAGGCCGCTTACCTGAAACCGGGTCACCCCGCGCAGATCGGGAAAGGAGATGCCGGTCTTGTTTATATCGATGATTTTGAAGGAACCCGCAACAGCATCGACCTTCGTTTCCCGCTCATAGGCTGGACCCTCGCTTCCACACCACAAGGCAATCCGCTGTTCCCGGAAGGGGAACTGAGTAATAACCTGGCCAACGGCCAGAACCGTGCCCGCATCGCCTGGTACAATATCGAACCTACTTTGCAGGACCGGCGGGCCATCAACAACCCGTTGCGGGATAATGTGAATGAACTTTCCAAGCCGGAAACCCGTTCGGTAAACAGCCAGGAGATATTCCCCCAGCGAACGCCTGACCTGGGACAGAACCAGTTGGTGACCTTCGATATGGCTTATTACCCCATGGATAAAGGCCCGTATAACTTTGATACCCGACCCGGAAGTCTGGGGCCCGATGGACGCCTTTCCAACCCCCGCGACCGCTGGGGTGGGATCATGCGCGGCCTTGACCAGATCGACTTCGAAACCGGGAACGTGGAATTCATCGAATTCTGGGTACAGGATCCCTATCTCCTTAAACCCGGAGCCTCAGGCGGAAAGCTTTTCTTCAACCTCGGAAATATTTCAGAAGATATTCTACGCGATTCCCGTCGCCAGTTCGAAAATGGACTGAATACGCCCAACATTCCTTCTCCTTCCGATACTTCCACCGTTTGGGGAAAAGTGCCGGCCAACCCGATCCAGGTAACGAACGCGTTCAGCAATGATCCCGCAGACAGGGAATTTCAGGATGTGGGACTGGATGGATTGACCGATGAGGAAGAACGCGTGAAATTCTCCGCCTACCTCGATGCCCTCCGGAGTATTTACGGTCAAAATTCAAGCGTTTACATAGAAGCTTTCAATGACCCGGCCAACGATAACTTCGTCAACTACCGGAACGATATTTACGACAAAAGCAATACGGGTATCCTTGGCCGTTATAGCCGCATCAATAGTCCACAGGGAAACTCACCCATCGCTTCCAGCGGCGACCAGCTTACCACCGCGTTTACGTTGTATCCTGACCAGGAAGACCTGAACAGGGACAATACATTAAACGAACTGGAAGAATATTTTGAATACGGTGTGGACATCCAGCCCAACATGCCCGTGGGTTCCAACTTCATTACCGATAAGCGCCAGGTAAGCGTACGCTTGCAGAATGGCACCACGAGGAATGAAACCTGGTACCAGTTCCGTATTCCCATCGCGGAATACCAGAACAAAGTGGGCAATATCCCCGACTTTAAATCCATCCGTTTTGTAAGGATGTACCTCACCGGTTTTGAAGATACTGTAGTGCTCCGTTTCGCGAAACTGGACCTCGTGCGCAACCAGTGGCGGAAGTTCGCCTACCAGCTGGATACCGCCGGGCGATACATCGACATCGATCCCAATTCCACCACCACACTCAATACACTGGCCGTAAACATTGAAGAGAACGACCGCCGTTCTCCCGTACCGTACCGCATACCGCCCGGCATCGAAAGGATGCAGCAACTCAGTAACAATAACGTGAACCTGTTGCAGAACGAACAGGCCCTGAGTTTACAGATCTGCAACCTGCAGGAAGGCGAAGCGCGTGGCGTTTTCAAAACCATGAATATGGACTTCCGCCAGTATGGAAGGTTGTCTATGTTCACACATGCGGAATCCGTGATCGGACAGTTCCCTGTGGGAGATGGTAAACTGAACGCTGTGATCAGGATCGGAACGGATTTCGTTTCCAACTACTATGAGATCAAAATTCCGTTGGTGATCACACAACCCGGGCAGAGCCTGGATTCACTCGTATGGCCTTCGGCGAATAACCTCGATTTCGATTTGAGCCTGCTCACCAGTCTGAAAGTGGAACGAAATAATGTCGGCAACTCGCTTCAATACTATCGCCGTGTCATCAACGGGAAGAGTTATGCCATTTACGGGAACCCGAACCTGGGCGAAGTGCGCGGTATATTCTTAGGGATCGAAAACCCGGATGATAATGGTACCGCACTTTGTACCGAAGCCTGGTTCAACGAACTGCGCCTTTCGGCCATCGATGAAAAAGGCGGTTACGCCGCTTTGGGCAGGGTAGACATTACGCTGGCCGATCTGGGTACCGTTACCGTTTCCGGGAACGTAAAAAGTCGTGGATTCGGCACATTGGAACAACGCGCCAATGAAAGATCGAGAGAGGACTATTCACAGTTTGATATCGCCACCAATCTTGAGTTGGGCAAATTGCTTCCGCAAAAAGTAGGTGTGTCTATTCCAGTGTATGCGGGCGTTACGCGAACCGTTAGTACGCCGGAATACGATCCTTACGATCTGGATATTACATTTAAAGAAAAGCTCAACAACGCCGCCGCGGCTGATAAGGATTCCATCCGCGATGACGCGATCACGCAAACCACCATTAAGACCGTGAACTTCACGAATGTGAAGAAGCTGAATACTTCCGGAAAGCCTTTGAAGATCTATAGTATCGAGAACCTTGATTTCTCCTATTCTTATACCAAAACGGAAAGCAGCAGTCCGCTCATTCAGAACGATGAGCTCACCCGCCACCGCGGTGGTGTGGGGTATAACTATACGGCGCAACCGAAATACTGGGAGCCTTTCAAAAAGCTGATCCGGTCGCGATCGCCGTGGTTTAACCTGCTGAAAGATTTTAACCTGAATCCCGCACCGTCGCTGCTGGGCTTCCGGGCCGATGTGAACCGCCAGTTCGGTGCGATACGTCCGAGAAATGTTGGCGGCGGCAACTACCAGATTCCGGAGACCTACGATAAATACTTTGTGTTCGACCGCATCTACAACCTGCGCTGGGATATCTCGCGTGCGCTGAATCTTGATTTCTCAGCCACCAACAACGCCCGGATCGACGAACCGGTTGGAAGGATCAATACCAAAGAAAAACAGGATTCCGTAAGAAAGAACTTCCTGAAAGGCGGCAGGAATACGTTGTACCGCCAGAGTGCAAAAGTGGCCTACACGTTGCCTACCAGCAAATTGCCCATTCTGGACTGGACCTCCGTGAAAGTGGGTTACGCCGCGGGCTACAACTGGATCGGCGCCTCAAGGCTGGCGATCGCCCTTGGCAATACCATTGAAAACAGCCAGCAGCGGAACATTACAGGTGAATTTGATTTCACCATGCTGTACAGCAAATCGAAGTTTCTGCGCGCCCTGGAAGGTGAACGCGTGAAACAGGATAAAAAAGCGGGCGATAAAAAAGACAGTACAGCGAATAAGAATACCCGCCGCGATCCCAATCCTCCGGTTGAAATGAGTGGCTTTGTACGCGGTATCGGAAAAGTGCTCACTTCCCTGAAAAGGGTAAGCGTTACCTACGATGAAACGTACAACACCAGGTTACCGGGTTATACCGACAGTACCGAGTTCCTCGGTCAGAACTGGGCCACCATGTCGCCCGGATTCGACTTCATATTCGGAAGGCAACCCGATACTTCCTATATAAATGATTTCGCCCGCAAAGGAAGACTGACCCGTGATCCGAATTTCAACCTGCTGATCCAACAGAGTTTCACGCAGCAATTGAATGTGATCGCACAACTGCAGCCCGTTCGTGACCTTACCATCGACCTGAACCTGAACAAGCAGTTCAATAAGTCATATTCTGAATTGTACAAGGATACCACCGGCTCCAGCGGGTTCTCCCGGTTGAGTCCATATACGGCAGGCGGTTTCAGCATCAGCTATATTTCTTACCAGACATTGTTCACGCCTTTCAAGGTGAATGAAATTTCTGAAACCTTCCGCCAGTTTGAAGCGAACAGGTTAGTCCTCTCTCAGCGACTGGGTGCGAAGAATGGTTACAGTGGCGGACAGGGTGCTGACGGATATTATGAAGGCTATGGGAAATACGCGCAGGATGTACTGATCCCAGCCTTCCTGGCAGCGTATACCAATAAAGATCCGAACAGTGTTGAACTGATAGAGCAATCGAATCCGAACATCAAATCGAACCCTTTCAAAAATATACTGCCCAAGCCGAACTGGACCATTACCTACAATGGACTGTCACGGATAAAGGCGCTGGAAAAAACATTCACCAACGTAACCTTGAAACATGCGTACAACAGCACGCTGAGCATGAACAGTTATACATCAGCGTTACTGTACACGGATCCGCTCGGACTGGGCATGCCCGGCTTTATCGATTCCGTTTCCGGCAACTTCGTACCGTATTTCCTGGTGCCCAACGTGACCATCAGCGAAAGGTTTGAGCCGTTTATTGATGTGGACCTTCAGTTTACTAATCAACTGACTACCCGTTTTGAATACCGCAAAAGCAGAACGCTGAGCCTGAGTTTGATTGATTACCAACTGAGTGAGAATCGTACCACAGAATACACGATTGGCGCGGGCTGGCGCAAAAGAGGTTTCCCGCTTCCGTTCCGCGTGAAACTCCCGGGGCAGAAAGAAGCATCTAAAAAACTGGACAACGATATCAATTTCAGGCTTGACCTCAGCTGGCGCGATGATGCCACCGCGAACAGCAGGCTCGACCTGAACAGCGCGCTTCCTACTTCCGGGCAACGGATCGTTACCATTTCACCATCCATCGATTATGTATTGAACAATCGGGTGAACGTGAAGTTGTTCTTCGATCAGCGGCGCGTGGAACCGAAAGTGTCCACTTCGGCACCCATCACCACAACACGTGCGGGATTACAGGTGCGGGTATCGCTGGCCCAATAG
- a CDS encoding beta-ketoacyl-ACP synthase III, which produces MTNKITAAITAVGGYVPEDRLTNADLEKMVDTTDEWIRTRTGVEERRILKGEGKATSDMVVPAVQELCRKRGIEPSEIDCLIVGTVTPDMVFPSTANLACHKLGAVNAWGFDLAAACSGFLYSLSVGAALIESGRYKKVVVVGADKMSSIIDYTDRATCIIFGDGAGAVLLEPSTDPESGIIDSILRSDGGGAPHLHMKAGGSLNPASHETVDKKMHYAYQEGQPVFKAAVKGMADVSYELLERNNLTGDDIAWLVPHQANKRIIDATADRIGLSHDKVMLNIQRFGNTTAATIPLCLWEWESQLKKGDNLVLAAFGGGFTWGAIWVKWAY; this is translated from the coding sequence ATGACGAATAAGATCACTGCCGCCATTACAGCGGTGGGAGGCTATGTTCCGGAAGACAGACTTACGAACGCCGACCTGGAGAAGATGGTAGACACCACAGATGAATGGATCCGCACCCGGACGGGTGTGGAGGAAAGAAGAATACTGAAGGGAGAAGGAAAGGCTACCTCCGACATGGTGGTGCCGGCCGTGCAGGAACTGTGCCGCAAAAGAGGAATTGAACCCTCTGAAATTGACTGTCTGATCGTGGGGACAGTTACACCCGATATGGTTTTCCCTTCCACCGCCAACCTCGCCTGCCACAAATTGGGCGCGGTGAACGCCTGGGGATTCGACCTGGCCGCCGCGTGCAGTGGGTTCCTCTACTCCCTTTCAGTAGGGGCCGCGCTGATCGAAAGCGGACGGTATAAAAAAGTTGTAGTAGTGGGCGCTGATAAAATGAGTTCCATCATCGACTACACTGATCGTGCCACCTGCATTATTTTCGGAGACGGTGCCGGTGCCGTGTTACTGGAACCTTCCACCGACCCGGAATCGGGCATCATAGACAGTATTCTGCGCAGCGACGGTGGCGGCGCCCCCCACCTGCACATGAAAGCGGGTGGATCCCTCAACCCCGCCTCCCATGAAACCGTGGATAAAAAAATGCACTACGCTTACCAGGAAGGTCAGCCTGTTTTCAAAGCCGCCGTGAAAGGAATGGCCGATGTAAGCTATGAACTCCTGGAACGCAATAACCTCACCGGTGACGACATCGCCTGGCTGGTACCGCACCAGGCCAACAAAAGGATCATCGATGCCACCGCCGACAGGATCGGACTTTCCCACGATAAGGTCATGCTGAACATCCAACGCTTCGGCAACACGACAGCGGCCACCATACCACTGTGCCTTTGGGAATGGGAATCACAATTAAAGAAAGGCGATAACCTGGTGCTCGCGGCCTTCGGCGGCGGATTCACCTGGGGCGCCATCTGGGTTAAATGGGCTTACTAA
- the ruvA gene encoding Holliday junction branch migration protein RuvA — protein sequence MIAFLKGKFTVKTPAIALMDVHGVGYEVHISLPTYSYIQDKEEGMLHTWLQVREDAHVLYGFYSLEEKQLFLHLISVSGVGAATARVMLSSQKPEDIVAAITQSNVKWLEQIKGIGKKTAERIIVELKDKLGKHNTTVTNISLPAGNSLEQDALNALIALGIARATAEQAIKKVLKADNGTENLETIIKKSLQAI from the coding sequence ATGATCGCCTTTCTGAAAGGAAAATTTACGGTAAAAACGCCTGCCATTGCGCTGATGGATGTGCACGGCGTAGGATACGAAGTCCACATCAGCCTTCCAACCTATTCCTATATCCAGGATAAGGAGGAAGGTATGCTCCATACCTGGCTCCAGGTCAGGGAAGATGCACATGTATTGTACGGCTTCTATTCCCTCGAAGAAAAACAACTTTTCCTTCACCTCATCAGTGTTTCAGGCGTGGGCGCCGCCACCGCCCGGGTAATGCTCTCTTCGCAGAAGCCGGAAGATATTGTGGCCGCCATTACCCAGAGTAACGTGAAGTGGCTGGAACAGATCAAGGGGATCGGGAAGAAGACCGCGGAGCGGATCATCGTCGAGCTGAAAGACAAACTTGGAAAACACAACACAACTGTTACTAATATTTCATTGCCGGCAGGCAATAGTTTGGAACAGGATGCGTTAAATGCGTTAATCGCGCTGGGCATTGCCCGCGCTACTGCCGAACAGGCCATTAAAAAGGTGCTGAAAGCAGACAATGGAACCGAAAACCTTGAAACCATCATCAAAAAATCCCTGCAAGCTATTTGA